From Actinomycetota bacterium, one genomic window encodes:
- a CDS encoding double zinc ribbon domain-containing protein produces the protein MIRSIVHLVAPIRCVACRVASDGELCGPCAEELEPVRTPICLRCGLPSPKGGFPDCRACRGIGGFRSARSLLLYTPHAGRLALTMKRRGRPALAAQIGRMLADLASAYGLGGSEPTVVFVPGGRESDRRGFDHAELIARAVGQTLGAPVTGWLRRASSGRRQSEVPLHMRRSNAAGRFSARRARGTVLLVDDVFTTGATIEACSLALVGAGADAVDVVTFARTPRLRALGPGGASRPVDILTG, from the coding sequence ATGATCCGGTCGATCGTCCACCTCGTGGCTCCCATCAGGTGCGTCGCATGCCGGGTCGCCTCCGACGGGGAGCTGTGCGGTCCGTGCGCGGAGGAGCTCGAGCCCGTCCGGACCCCCATCTGCCTGCGGTGCGGGCTCCCCTCTCCCAAGGGGGGGTTCCCCGACTGCCGGGCCTGCCGTGGGATCGGGGGGTTCCGCTCCGCGCGCAGCCTCCTGCTGTACACCCCGCACGCGGGGAGGCTGGCGCTGACGATGAAGCGCCGCGGGCGCCCCGCTCTCGCCGCGCAGATCGGGCGGATGCTGGCCGACCTGGCGTCCGCCTACGGGCTGGGCGGGTCCGAGCCGACCGTGGTGTTCGTGCCGGGCGGGCGGGAGTCCGACCGCCGCGGGTTCGACCACGCCGAGCTGATCGCGCGAGCGGTCGGGCAAACCCTCGGCGCGCCCGTCACCGGCTGGCTCCGAAGGGCGTCCTCGGGGCGGCGGCAGTCCGAGGTGCCCCTGCACATGCGGCGCAGCAACGCAGCGGGCCGGTTCTCCGCGCGGCGTGCCCGGGGCACCGTCCTGCTGGTCGACGACGTGTTCACGACCGGCGCGACGATCGAGGCGTGCTCCCTCGCGCTCGTGGGGGCCGGGGCGGACGCGGTCGACGTCGTCACGTTCGCGCGCACCCCCCGCCTCAGGGCGCTCGGGCCCGGAGGGGCCTCCCGACCGGTGGATATACTCACCGGGTGA
- a CDS encoding response regulator transcription factor has product MAEAAETNGGRDVIRVLIADDQALFRQAIKTVLNAEPDLDLVAEASDGEEAVALAEEHVPDVVLMDVRMPKLSGIDAAARLKDALPTTRIVMLTVSDEEEDLFDAIKAGASGYLLKDIDPGVVAETVRHIHSGQSMLSPSMASKLLTEFATISKRTDDRPYHPRLTDREMEVLRHVAQGLTNREIGKQLHISENTVKNHIRNILEKLHLNSRMEAVIYAVREKLLDLETDIDPDR; this is encoded by the coding sequence ATGGCGGAGGCGGCGGAGACGAACGGCGGACGCGACGTGATCCGTGTCCTGATCGCGGACGACCAGGCGCTGTTCCGCCAGGCCATCAAGACCGTCCTGAACGCGGAGCCCGACCTCGACCTCGTCGCCGAGGCTTCGGACGGTGAGGAGGCGGTCGCGCTCGCCGAGGAGCACGTCCCGGACGTGGTCCTGATGGACGTGCGGATGCCCAAGCTGAGCGGGATAGACGCTGCCGCGCGGCTGAAGGACGCGCTCCCGACGACGAGGATCGTGATGCTGACCGTGTCCGACGAGGAGGAGGACCTGTTCGACGCGATCAAAGCCGGCGCGTCGGGGTACCTCCTGAAGGACATCGACCCCGGCGTGGTGGCGGAGACCGTCCGGCACATCCACTCCGGACAGTCGATGCTCTCCCCGTCGATGGCGTCGAAGCTGCTGACCGAGTTCGCGACGATCAGCAAGCGGACCGACGACCGTCCCTACCACCCACGCCTCACGGACCGCGAGATGGAGGTCCTGCGCCACGTCGCCCAGGGCCTGACGAACCGGGAGATCGGCAAGCAGCTGCACATCTCGGAGAACACGGTCAAGAACCACATCCGCAACATCCTCGAGAAGCTGCACCTCAACTCCCGCATGGAAGCCGTGATCTACGCGGTCCGGGAGAAGCTGCTCGACCTCGAGACCGACATCGACCCGGACCGGTAG
- the raiA gene encoding ribosome-associated translation inhibitor RaiA: MNVILHGRGVDLNDRLRGYATEKFTRVQRFFERITKMEVELSQERNPRVKDRHRVEVTVSTPGETLRAHGAAGDYFAAIDQAVDRLEIQVKKHKERRKQHASRTPTDTRPPLTDDDRDPGTDGPRIVRGEPANVKPMTPEEAIMELEEAGLQFLLFMSAETMRCAVVYRRSSGDYGLIEHPG, from the coding sequence GTGAACGTCATCCTCCATGGCCGGGGCGTCGACCTCAACGACCGCCTCCGGGGGTACGCCACCGAGAAGTTCACCCGCGTGCAGCGCTTCTTCGAGCGGATCACGAAGATGGAGGTCGAGCTCTCCCAGGAGCGCAACCCCCGCGTGAAGGACCGCCACCGGGTCGAGGTCACCGTCTCCACGCCGGGGGAGACGCTGAGGGCGCACGGGGCGGCGGGCGACTACTTCGCGGCGATCGACCAAGCGGTGGACCGCCTCGAGATCCAGGTGAAGAAGCACAAGGAGAGGCGCAAGCAGCACGCCTCCCGGACTCCCACCGACACCCGGCCGCCGCTAACCGACGACGATCGGGACCCGGGCACGGACGGTCCACGGATCGTCCGCGGTGAGCCCGCCAACGTGAAGCCGATGACGCCCGAGGAGGCGATCATGGAGCTGGAGGAGGCGGGCCTGCAGTTCCTCCTGTTCATGAGCGCCGAGACGATGCGTTGCGCCGTCGTCTATCGTCGGTCGAGCGGCGACTACGGGCTCATCGAGCATCCCGGCTAG